A segment of the Bacillus pseudomycoides genome:
TCTTCGGAATACGAACTTCCTCTTGCGCATGCTCAAATTGACCCGGATTAAATGAACCAAATACATCATTAAAAGAACGTGTAACATTTTCATATGAAGTAAAATCGAACTCTTCTTCTAAGAAGTATTGTTTAACTTGATTATATTTCGCCCTGCTTAATCTGTTATACAAGAAAATACTCAAAACAATATCATCAAAAAATTGTTTTGGAGTTAGTGGTGGCTGCAATTCGTATATAAACATTCGAATATCTTTTTCTTTTTTAATATATACGTTTAAAAGCCCAATTGCTTCTAATTTCACCCGTTCTTCATATACTTCAGGAAGCTGCATTTGCATCGTCACCATAAGAGAGTGATGTGTATTCTCTTTTCCAAATACACGATCCTGCTCTAGCTCTCCCCACAGCGTCATGTATAAACTAAAAGCCTTGCTACCCACTAATGGTTGATATAACATCGTTAGTACCTTCCGATCGTAATTATGTAGCAATCCTTTTGCACTTACTTTATAACGATCAATTGGCAATAGCTCCATCCATGACTGTTTTTCCATTCTTGCAATTCCTTTCTTTTGTTCATTCTACGTATATAATTTATTAGTAAAAAAGAGCTAATAGCTTACGCTTCTAGCTCTTTTCCACGTAATTTGCGGGTTCAATTCTTCTATCATCTCCAAAAGAAATGAAGTAAAGAGACAGCCACCGCGAATCAGAGTTCTACCTTATTCTCTTTCTTTTTGCAGTATATCTTTTAATTCTTCAATGAATACATTTAAATCTTTAAATTGGCGGTATACAGAAGCAAACCGCACATAGGCAACATCGTCAATATCTCGAAGTGCTTCCATTACGATTTCACCGATCATATCGCTTTTCACTTCTGATATTCCTAAATTACGAAGTTCCCGCTCTACATTTTGCGTTACTTCTTCTAATTGTTTTAACGATACAGGGCGTTTTTCACATGCTTTAATTAACCCGCGTAAAATCTTTTCTTTATTAAACTCTTCTCGTGTTCCCTCTTTTTTTACAACAATAAGAGGCGGTTCTTCTACTCGTTCAAATGTCGTAAATCGATTTAAACAACTTTCACACTCTCTTCTTCTTCGAATGGAG
Coding sequences within it:
- the nrdR gene encoding transcriptional regulator NrdR; this translates as MRCPTCFHNGTRVLDSRPVDEGRSIRRRRECESCLNRFTTFERVEEPPLIVVKKEGTREEFNKEKILRGLIKACEKRPVSLKQLEEVTQNVERELRNLGISEVKSDMIGEIVMEALRDIDDVAYVRFASVYRQFKDLNVFIEELKDILQKERE